A stretch of Brassica napus cultivar Da-Ae chromosome C6, Da-Ae, whole genome shotgun sequence DNA encodes these proteins:
- the LOC111212264 gene encoding uncharacterized protein LOC111212264, with protein MRSYPWGRTAYEVLIDSIKTLATDGGSYTISCMKDALLIWAYESVTCFSESFGRVINNEDVPLLRWGGKRTRASFDKLLPAEIKKHGEVRVRRMVLKDSIEEMFPIWPGEDDDPQLVRLITDIHSGRFVKGLWEVQGNAKGKGDEKKRMKGGVSSEAQPPTKKQKKVKTQNESEADAAGKGSSEKEGSTELELENKATLTTIVSTLDIISRKFDQIDSRLEAYELDRNRPLMDQKTIDDRVNALLKEHLKYLGIGKIPKNHDNPSPPLSDNSLSMASPVVRSHQISVNNPALVAATPGKEFGPKKNLAKELEKESGVKRTLDEEFGSVDKATDMLPLDFVVVSPAKATKDDKATKDDKAAKVPAYGRGCRRKRIVKGEEAGEKKKAAQADAAFKRKEKAEAKKKEAEAKKKEAKAKKKVVEAKKKEVELKKKQEAELEKQKQAGSKYKKVTPPRDGVTRCKNEFSSESNVGNSEVVRSAIIKDYREKNVRLTPKGLSMTAVSSSLVFSKVGHDGTTCMRKNVTPSSAIYDPLAPFDPALLEKLMQHIKAIPPKPPTAPCKKGVLIADHESEFYSILIHERPWPENEYGWVFDNHVVAYMNVLIKRSMREPTPFWSKRIASVDVWWQSFLIHDYAQFKMKPTMFMFKGNGYEDMINGRIPDHCRTKLKWYEDVDHLYGCFQTGGNHWVAYHVDLKKEKIDCYDPIFGEVTLESEQRILNSFKPLTHMISAMLSVHIPANIRPISRKKFSFRRRSKRYTPQNTQVDDCRVYSLKFVECLALGVTFDGINDQNIQGLRMKMAADILAEGGNVVTDQMMPK; from the exons ATGAGGTCGTATCCATGGGGTCGGACTGCATACGAAGTTCTAATTGACTCTATTAAAACGTTGGCTACAGATGGAGGTTCATACACAATAAGTTGCATGAAGGACGCGTTATTGATTTGGGCTTATGAATCCGTCACATGCTTCAGTGAGAGTTTTGGGAGAGTGATCAATAACGAAGACGTTCCGCTTTTGCGATGGGGTGGAAAGCGTACACGTGCAAGCTTTGATAAATTGTTGCCTGCCGAAATCAAAAAGCATGGCGAG GTGCGTGTGAGGAGAATGGTTTTGAAGGACTCAATTGAAGAGATGTTTCCTATTTGGCCGGGTGAAGATGACGACCCACAACTCGTTAGGTTGATAACAGACATACATTCAGGTAGATTTGTGAAAGGTTTGTGGGAAGTGCAGGGGAATGCAAAGGGGAAGGGGgatgagaagaagagaatgaagGGTGGAGTTTCGTCAGAAGCTCAGCCACCCActaagaagcagaagaaagttAAGACACAGAATGAGTCTGAAgctgatgcagcgggaaagggTTCTAGCGAGAAGGAAGGTAGTACAGAGTTGGAGTTGGAGAACAAAGCGACTCTAACGACCATTGTGAGTACTCTGGATATTATTTCCAGAAAATTTGATCAGATTGACTCACGGTTGGAAGCTTACGAGTTAGACCGGAACAGACCATTGATGGACCAAAAGACCATTGATGACAGGGTGAATGCTTTACTGAAGGAGCATCTGAAGTATCTGGGGATTGGGAAAATTCCCAAAAACCATGATAACccctctccaccattatcagataACTCTTTATCGATGGCATCACCGGTGGTTCGATCGCATCAGATTTCTGTCAATAATCCAGCGTTAGTAGCTGCGACTCCTGGTAAGGAGTTTGGACCGAAAAAGAATTTGGCCAAGGAGCTTGAAAAGGAATCAGGGGTGAAAAGGACTTTGGATGAGGAGTTTGGTAGTGTCGATAAAGCTACTGATATGCTGCCTCTTGATTTCGTAGTAGTTTCTCCTGCAAAGGCTACTAAGGATGATAAGGCTACTAAGGATGATAAGGCTGCTAAGGTTCCAGCCTATGGACGCGGCTGCAGGCGCAAGCGTATTGTTAAGGGTGAGGAAGCCGGTGAGAAGAAAAAAGCAGCGCAGGCAGATGCTGCGTttaagaggaaggagaaggctGAGGCTAAGAAAAAAGAGGCTGAAGCTAAGAAAAAAGAGGCTAAAGCTAAGAAAAAAGTGGTTGAGGCTAAGAAAAAAGAGGTTGAgttaaagaagaaacaagaggctGAGCTAGAGAAGCAAAAACAGGCTGGGTCAAAGTACAAAAAGGTGACTCCACCGCGTGACGGAGTAACAAGATGCAAG AACGAATTCTCGTCAGAGTCTAATGTCGGGAATTCTGAAGTGGTTAGATCTGCCATAATTAAGGACTACCGGGAGAAAAATGTTCGGTTAACTCCAAAAGGGTTGTCAATGACGGCAGTTTCTTCATCGTTAGTTTTTTCGAAAGTAGGACATGATGGAACGACGTGCATGAGGAAGAATGTTACTCCTTCATCAGCAATATATGACCCTCTAGCACCTTTTGATCCGGCGCTATTGGAGAAACTTATGCAACACATCAAGGCAATTCCACCCAAACCACCAACAGCACCATGTAAAAAAGGAGTACTAATAGCTGATCATGAGAGTGAATTCTACAGCATACTCATCCATGAGAGACCGTGGCCGGAGAATGAGTATGGATGGGTGTTTGATAAT CATGTTGTGGCGTATATGAACGTCCTCATTAAAAGGTCCATGCGAGAGCCCACTCCATTCTGGTCCAAGCGGATTGCCTCCGTTGACGTTTGGTGGCAAAGTTTTTTGATTCACGATTACGCTCAGTTCAAGATGAAACCCACAATGTTCATGTTCAAAGGCAATGGTTATGAAGATATGATAAATGGTAGGATTCCCGATCATTGTCGAACAAAATTGAAGTGGTATGAAGATGTGGATCACTTGTACGGATGTTTTCAAACTGGCGGAAATCACTGGGTTGCGTATCACGTGGacctgaagaaggagaagattgaTTGCTACGATCCAATCTTTGGAGAGGTAACACTCGAAAGTGAGCAGAGAATTCTGAATTCATTTAAACCGCTGACGCACATGATTTCCGCTATGTTGAGTGTACATATTCCTGCCAATATCCGACCCATTAGCAGGAAGAAGTTCTCATTCAGAAGGAGGAGCAAAAGATACACTCCACAAAACACCCAGGTTGACGATTGTAGGGTGTATTCGTTGAAGTTTGTGGAGTGTCTAGCGCTTGGTGTAACGTTTGATGGGATAAACGATCAAAATATTCAAGGTTTACGGATGAAGATGGCAGCAGATATCCTCGCTGAAGGAGGAAATGTTGTGACGGACCAAATGATGCCTAAATGA